Genomic window (Plodia interpunctella isolate USDA-ARS_2022_Savannah chromosome 25, ilPloInte3.2, whole genome shotgun sequence):
cccccacttccgagagctggggcaaaggatcatcaggacggctgcgtcgctgggccgactcctgcccaatctgggtgggcccagcgacgctgtacggaagctgtactccggcgtgtgccggagtatggcgatgtacggcgcccccgtttgggtggacgcccttgccgcggagaataagcgccttctccggcaggcgcagaaggtgatcgcggtaagggcgatacgggggtaccgtacagtggcgttctctgcggccacagccctcgcgggcgacccgccgtgggagttggtggcggaggtgctcgccgaggtttaccactttgtggcgaacaggagggaaatcggcgagcacccctcgcctgagatggtccggcgggtccgcttgcgagggcaagcggaactcatgcggaggtgggaggcagacctggcgcgggcaacgtacggtgtacgcacagtggaggccctgcgccaggtcctggagagatggatgttgaggcggcgcaagcctctcaccttccgcatgacgcaggtgctcaccgggcatggctgcttcggtgagtacttgcaccgcgtggcccagcgggagaccgagccggtctgccacgattgtggcgaggctcgggacactgctcaacatgttctagagcagtgtcccaggtggagtcggcagcgccacgatctggtggcagtgctcggtggagtggatctgtcgctcccgagtgtcgtcaatgcgatgctcgggagtgacggagcctgggcggcagtggcctccttctgtgagactgttatgtcacagagggaggccgaggaaaggaaccgcgaggaccaccccctcgcggagccgatccgcagaaggcggacgggggtgcgacgcaggcgctaccttgcgcgcctgcaggcgcccccctaaatcggtgggactagtcccacccgacggcaggggtccaccaggtgtcggtgggcccctgagaatggtgagtccggtctctggcgaaagagaccggccagtcgctgaggcgtcttgtgttagatagatccgaggcgcctccctgtaaagcggccgatggcacccgcaggggtttagtgggtagtctgggctggatagcggcccaggagtcccacactcagtgcgtaaatgcattcccctgcgaaaacaaaaaaaaaaaaaaaaaaaaaaaggttaggttaggttaggttaggttaggttaggttaggttaggttaggttaggttaggttaggttaggttccccccgacgggttcccatcttgtcgcgatggtggggcttagtaaccgggggggctggtctgacacaaccagccaccccggtgaaccaagaggaacccaaggcccagagactttggtgggtgctctgggcctggtggacggtcccctcagtagtactgccattggctggtgacccgccaccagcctttggatgtggaaactagaggggaccagaggtggggtcgcgggggtttgtcctccgcgaccacagcgcggccgtggcgctgaacacggtgcggtggggccgcaggggaagaggagagtcggtatgtctctcgacgatccccctgtcctctgcggccgaagggtggctgcctctgtatcgggtgcaatgtgtgggtgtcacctgcctatcacctcttgcgcccgtacagaggcagacttgggtgccctgtggcacccaagattttgtgtgtgtgttgtgatcgctggtcccttcaggaccagcggtcggtgatgcccgctccccccgtcagctttctgactggtgtgcggagtgggcttgatggtccgcgccacgctcgcgtggcgtaaggggcgggtggttagcacttgtgcttgctgcccgcccaggtcggggccgaaaggccggccgggggggcgtcgcggtcgaatgcctagcgaccccgtgacgtcccccataacggcagcgtgaaaacgccccaggggtttagtgggtaggctgggccgactagcggcccaggagtcccacactcagtgcgtaacaagcattcccctgggtaaacaaaaaaaaaaaaaaaaaaaaggttaggttaggttaggttaggttaggttaggttaggttaggttaggttaggttaggttaggttaggttaggttggctgcttcggtgagtacttgcaccgcgtggcccagcgggagaccgagccggtctgccacgattgtggcgaggctcgggacactgctcaacatgttctagagcagtgtcccaggtggagtcggcagcgccacgatctggtggcagtgctcggtggagtggatctgtcgctcccgagtgtcgtcaatgcgatgctcgggagtgacggagcctgggcggcagtggcctccttctgtgagactgttatgtcacagagggaggccgaggaaaggaaccgcgaggaccaccccctcgcggagccgatccgcagaaggcggacgggggtgcgacgcaggcgctaccttgcgcgcctgcaggcgcccccctaaatcggtgggactagtcccacccgacggcaggggtccaccaggtgtcggtgggcccctgagaatggtgagtccggtctctggcgaaagagaccggccagtcgctgaggcgtcttgtgttagatagatccgaggcgcctccctgtaaagcggccgatggcacccgcaggggtttagtgggtagtctgggctggatagcggcccaggagtcccacactcagtgcgtaaatgcattcccctgcgaaaacaaaaaaaaaaaaaaaaaaaaaaaaaaggttaggttaggttaggttaggttaggttaggttaggttaggttaggttaggttaggtttggAGGACggcccgggaccgcgtctATCTGACATGCAGTATggattccgggccaagaggtccaccatcgaTGCCCTCAGACGTCTAcggtcggtgacggaggaggcggatcgagaaggcgatgtgaccctggcgacgtctTTAGACgtcgccaacgccttcaacagcATCCCGCACagtgtaatacgggaggcaCTCCGGTACTTTGGGGTGCCCTCGTATCTGCGGCGGCTGTTGGGGGTGTACCTGGAGGATCGTGTTGTCCTGTACGAGGACGGGGGGGGTCGTATGGTTCGGCGGAGCGTCGGATGCGGTGTGCCacaggggtcgattctcggccctatcctgtgggacatcgccTACGACTGGGTCttgcggtgccggcttccccccgggacgggtgtcatctgctacgcggatgacactctcttcacgtctcggggtgcgaatttcggCGAGGCGGCGCGGTTGGCTGAAATGGGCCTtgcccttttggtcggccgcatagagaggctAGGGCTTCGGGTCCGtctggataagaccgaagtcctcctcttccgcggggcccggacgcggggacctcccccaggggcgcgcctccaggtgggtcatgaggagttgagggtgagtaCTCAGATGAAATATCTGGGTCTCATCCTTGACGGAAGATGGTCCTTCGGCCCCCACTTTCGCGAGCTGGGGCCGAGGATAGTCAGGGCGGCTGCGTCACTGGGCCGACTCCTTCCAAATCTGGGTGGACCCAGTGACGCCGTGAGGAGGCTGTACTCTGGCGTGTGTCGGggtatggcgatgtacgggGCCCCCatttgggtggacgcccttgaCGCGACGAATAAACGCCTTCTgcggcaggcgcagaaggtgatcgcgcTAAGGGtgatacgggggtaccgtacagtggcgttctctgcggccacagcccttGCGGGCGACCCGCCATGGGAGTTagtggcggaggtgctcgccgaggtgTACCACTTTGTGGCAAACAGGAGGGAGATCGGCGAGCACCCCACGGTGGAGGTCATCCGGCGGGTTCGATTGCGAGGGCAAGaggaactcatgcggaggtgggaggcgGACCTGGCGCGGGCAGAGTATGGTGTACGCACAGTAGGGGCCCTCCGTCAGGTCCTGGAGAGGTGGATGCTGAGAagacgcaagcctctcaccttccgcgTGACGCAGATACTCACCGGGCACGGCTGCTTCGGTGTGTAtctgcaccgcgtggcccagaGGGAGTCTGAGCCTGTATGCCATGATTGTGGCGAGGCTGaggacactgctcaacatgtccTAGAGCAGTGTTCCAGatggagtcggcagcgccacgatctggtggcagcGCTTGGTGGAGCGGAcctgtcgctcccgagtgtcgtcaatgcgatgctcgggagtgacggagcctgggcggcagtggcctccttctgtgagactgttatgtcacagagggaggccgaggaaaggaaccgcgaggaccaccccctcgcggagccgatccgcagaaggcggacgggggtgcgacgcaggcgctaccttgcgcgcttGCAAGCGCCTCCGTAATCGGTGGGACTAAAGTCCCACCCgtcggcaggggtccaccaggtgtcggtgggcccctgagaatggtgagtccggtctctggcgaaagagaccggccagtcgctgaggcgtcttgtgttagatagatccgaggcgcctccctgtaaagcggccgatggcacccgcaggggtttagtgggtagtctgggctggatagcggcccaggagtcccacactcagtgcgtaaatgcattcccctgcgaaaacaaaaaaaaaaaaaaaaaaaaaaaaaaaggttaggttaggttaggttaggttaggttaggttaggttaggttaggttaggttaggttaggtttttagaactgaggtgtagtgctgagaactgaggtgtagtgctgagaactgaggtgtagtgctgagaactgaggtgtagtgctgagaactgaggtgtagtgctgagaactgaggtgtagtgctgagaactgaggtgtagtgctgaactgaggtgtagtgctgaactgaggtgtagtgctgatactgaggtgtagtgctgatactgaggtgtagtgctGATACTGAAGTGTATTAAGTGCGCTGAGGTTGTGTTGAGTGCAATTTGAGGTGTCTTGGTGGTTTTTGGCATCAAGAGTTTtcttttggttttgtttttgacgGGTTCAGTGTCTTGGCTCCTTGTGGAGTTGAGGCACTGGCAGGATCCTATTCTTTTTTGCAAAAAGTAAGGTTGTGCTGTTGACCACAGCTACCAGACCGCTGGTGCGGGGTAGCTCAACTTTTTGCAACCAGGCAGGGGCCAATTGCTGCCCCCTGTCTGTGGATTTTGCCTTGTTTTTGCCCCTTTAGGGGCCAATTTTGTTTGACTTGGTCACTTCTGGCCCAACATGGGTAGGAACGTGGCCAAAGCTTCGAGGGGAAGGTCTCTGACCCCAAGGGGGAAGAGATCAACCGGGGGGAATAAAGAGGAGGGGATGAGTGTGGGGGAGAGCGAGAAGACGGCGATTAGTCGATCGGAGTCGCTCTACTTTTCCGACGCCGACTCGGACGGGTCAGTCTGGCTCCCGGATGTTAAGCTAGGCGGGAAGCAGCGGGGTCAAGCCCCAAAGAGGAAAGCTTCGGAGGATGTTGAGGAGGCTGAAAGGGCCTCCAATAAGCTTTCCTCTGTCACGAGGGGCCGGGCTGCTCGTCGGGGATCCTATTCCGGGACGGCCGAGGCAAGGGAGAGGCTCCGCGATCTTTCGGCGGATTACGCCGAATTTGAACGCGAGCTGGACAGGGCTGGTACCAGCAAGTTTTTGAAGGCCAGCGAGGAGAGCGGAAAAAGGTGCCTCGTGGACGAGCACCTTGAGGTGGTGAGGGCGGCTGCCCAGAAGGTGCTGGCGGAGGCCGGAAAGTCCGGCAACCTGAAGGGGACGGCATGGCGGGCCATGAATGAGGCCTGCCATGATATAATCGTGGCAGCGGGCAAAATTGAGGCCCAGTGTGAGGAGTCGGAGGCTGTCCGCATTCTCAGAGCGGACAATAAGAGAATGCGGGAGCAGCTTTCGCTCCTCCAGCAGGAGACGAAGGCCCTGCGCACGGCCTTTGCCGAGCGCACGTCGTCGGCGCTGAACGAGGCCCATCCAGCGGCGGGAGCCCCCTCGCTTGAGGACATCAGGGGACTCCTTTCCGAATGGAAGGAGTCCTTTGAGAGGGACATATTCCTCAGGCTGGGGGGTATGGTGAATGACCGCCTCAAGGAGGCGGAGAAGAGGGGCATCCTGGCCCCGGAACCGATCGTTCGGCCGCCACTCGCAGCCGACGAGAGGAGGAAGGAGGCCCCACCTGGTACACCGGCCCCAGGAACGGGACGGAGCTACGCTGGTGCAGCTGCGGGGGCTAATCTCATGCCCCCAGCACGACCTGGGCCTGCACCCAAAGCCGCCCCGGCTAAAAAGCAGCCCAAACAAGCGACGGTGCAGGCCCAGGCGCCTGCCGAGGTACCTGCCGTTGTACCTCCGCCTCAGGAAGGTGAACAGGGGTGGGCTGAGGTGGTTAGAAGGGGGAAAAAGAAGGGGAACAAACCCTCCCCTTCTGCCCAGCCTGAGCCTACCCCAGTGAAGGCCCCCAAGGCGAGCGCACAGCCGCCTAAAAAGATTAGGTTCACCCCACCTAAGACTTCGGCGGTGGTGGTGACCCTCAAGCCGGAATCCAAAATGGATTACCGAGCGGTGATAACGAGGGCCACCACCATCGACCTTTCGTCGATAGGGGTGGACCATGTGTCGGCTGTGCGTGGCACGGCAACGGGGGCTCGTATAATTGAAATACCCGGAGCTAACAGCGGGGCTGCAGCGGACAGCCTCGCAGAGAAGCTCCGGGAGGTCATTGGAGGAGAAGCGGAGGTGACGAGGCCGTTTAAAGCGGCACAAATCAGGGTCTCTGGCCTTGATGAGGGAGTAACGCCGGAGGCCCTAAAAGAGGCCACAGCGAGGGCGGGAAAATGTCTACCGGGACAAGTCAGGGTGGGAAATATTCGCATGGCGCCGGATATGACGGCGTCGGTGATCATCACCTGCCCTGTGGCGGCTGCCAACGCCCTCATAGACGAGGGGCGTCTCCTTGTTGGTTGGACGGCCGCCAAGGTCAGGGGGCTGGAGGCCTTGCCCATGCGGTGTTTCCGGTGCATGGGCATTGGCCACACTAGAGCCCTCTGCCCGTCCCCGGTGGACAGGTCCGAGTTATGCCATCGCTGTGGCAAAGCGGGGCACGTCTCGTCCGCGTGCGAGGCCAGTGAACCCTGGTGCGCGGTGTGCTTTGCGCACAAGTTGGTCGCCAAACACGTTATGGGCGGCCCCTCGTGCAATCCGCCGCGCACACGGGGCAAACTGGCCCCCCCAAACAAGGGAACCCCTGAGGGCACCACGATGGAGCACTAATGCCAGGCGGGTCTCCGCAACAGGCAGAGGTGCTGCAGGCCAACATTAACCACTGCGCCCGTGCACAGGACCTCCTAGTCCAGCACGTGGCGGAGTGGGCCATTGGTGCTGCCGTCGTGGTGGAACCGTATTGTGTCCCCCCCCTTCCTACTTGGATCGGAGACACGGACGGGCTGGTGGCAATTACCTCTCCCCGAACTGGGGATCGCCCACCTCTCTCGAGAATCGATAGCGGTCCGGGATACGCGGCGGCAAAATGGGGGGAGTTTGCCATAGTTGCGGCATACTTCTCCCCCAATAGGCCGCTGCGTGCCTTCGAGGACTTTCTCGAGAGGGTGGGTGAGGTaatagggagagcggcgccaGCACCGGTGCTACTGATGGGAGACCTCAACGCCAAGCACTCGGCTTGGGGCTCTCCTGTCGACGATCCGAGGGGAGAGGCCCTGTACGATTGGGCTGTGGGATTGGGGCTTGAAGTCCTAAACCGGGGCAACGTCGACACATGCGTGCGGCGGAACGGGGCGTCGATTGTCGACATATCCTTCGCGAGCCCCGTCATTGCCGCGCGTGTCGTGGACTGGCGTGTCCTGGAGGACGTGGAGACCCTCTCGGACCACAGGTACATCCGAATGGGGGTCTCCAACAGGCCCCAGCAGCCCGTACAGGGCTTGAGGGGGCGGGACCGGGGGTTCCCGAGATGGTGTCTGGCTAGCCTCGACAGGGACCTGGCTGAGGAGGCGGCCATGACTGAAGCCTGGACAAGACCCACACCAAGCCGTTCCCTTGGTGTGGATGAGAGGGCAACAGGCCTTCGTGCGTCGCTCACGCGAATTTGCGACGCTTCGATGAGGAGGTCCGGGCCGCCGGCTGCAAAAACGGCGGTTCACTGGTGGTCGGAAGAGATTGCTGCTCTCCGATCCGCCAGTAACCGAGCCAGACGCGAATATACGCGTTGCAGACGGCGGCGTAATGTCGTTGACGGAGAGGAGGCGCGGCTGCACCTCGCTCTCCAGGAGGCCAAAAGGACCCTGTCGGCTGCGATAGCCAAGGCCAAGGACGACGCTTACAAGGAGTTCTTGGCCACGCTCGACAGGGACCCATGGGGGAGGCCATACAGGACTGTTCGCAACAAACTGCGATACGCCCCCCCCACGGCCTCCATGGAACCGGACCTCCTCAAGCGGATCGTGGAAGGCCTGTTCCCCTCTGCTGAGGAATTTGTCCCTCCGAGGATGTCGGCCCCTGAACGGGAGTCCACCACGGCGAGCGTGCCACCGGTGACGGACGAGGAGTTTGACTGGGGACTAAAGCGTCTGGAGGGCCGCAGAAAGGCCCCAGGCCCAGACGGGGTCCCTGGTCCCATACTCCCGGTGGCGGCGAAACACATTGGGAGCCGCCTCAGAGAGCTGTTCGACGACTGCTTGTCGACGGGGCGGTTCCCAAAGCCGTGGAAAGAAGGCCGGCTTGTCCTTATTAGAAAAGAAGGCCGGCCTGAGGACTCTCCTTCGGGGTGGAGGCCCCTCCTGATGCTGGACGAGACGGGCAAACTACTGGAACGTATTGTGGCGGCCCGAATTGCCCAGCATCTGGAAAACGATGGACCCAATGTGTCGGACTGCCAATATGGTTTTCGAAAGGGGCGGTCCACCATTGACGCCATCGGGGCCTTGAGGGCATTCTCGGAGGAAGCAATTGGGAGAGGGGGAGGGGCCGTGGGCGTATCGCTTGATATAGCGAACGCCTTCGGCTCCCTCCCTTATGAAGTGATAGAGGAGGCGCTCCGGTATCACGGAGTGCCCCTCTATCTAAGGAACCTCGTAGGGCACTACCTAACAGGCAGGGAGGTGCTCTACGAGGACAAAGAAGGAAGGAAGTCGAGGGCGATGACCTGCGGCGTTCCCCAGGGTTCGGTTTTAGGCCCCCTGCTGTGGAACGTCGGCTACGATTGGGCCATCCGCGCGGCCCTACCCCCCCGGACAATAGTTATCTGCTATGCAGACGACACAATGGTGGCTGTCCGGGGGGAGCAGTTGGAGAGCACCCTTAGGGCTGCGGCGGTCGCGGCAG
Coding sequences:
- the LOC128680692 gene encoding uncharacterized protein LOC128680692 yields the protein MGRNVAKASRGRSLTPRGKRSTGGNKEEGMSVGESEKTAISRSESLYFSDADSDGSVWLPDVKLGGKQRGQAPKRKASEDVEEAERASNKLSSVTRGRAARRGSYSGTAEARERLRDLSADYAEFERELDRAGTSKFLKASEESGKRCLVDEHLEVVRAAAQKVLAEAGKSGNLKGTAWRAMNEACHDIIVAAGKIEAQCEESEAVRILRADNKRMREQLSLLQQETKALRTAFAERTSSALNEAHPAAGAPSLEDIRGLLSEWKESFERDIFLRLGGMVNDRLKEAEKRGILAPEPIVRPPLAADERRKEAPPGTPAPGTGRSYAGAAAGANLMPPARPGPAPKAAPAKKQPKQATVQAQAPAEVPAVVPPPQEGEQGWAEVVRRGKKKGNKPSPSAQPEPTPVKAPKASAQPPKKIRFTPPKTSAVVVTLKPESKMDYRAVITRATTIDLSSIGVDHVSAVRGTATGARIIEIPGANSGAAADSLAEKLREVIGGEAEVTRPFKAAQIRVSGLDEGVTPEALKEATARAGKCLPGQVRVGNIRMAPDMTASVIITCPVAAANALIDEGRLLVGWTAAKVRGLEALPMRCFRCMGIGHTRALCPSPVDRSELCHRCGKAGHVSSACEASEPWCAVCFAHKLVAKHVMGGPSCNPPRTRGKLAPPNKGTPEGTTMEH